In Cynocephalus volans isolate mCynVol1 chromosome 3, mCynVol1.pri, whole genome shotgun sequence, one DNA window encodes the following:
- the VPS18 gene encoding vacuolar protein sorting-associated protein 18 homolog: MASILDEYEDSLSRSAVLQPGCPNVGIPHSGYVNAQLEKEVPIFTKQRIDFTPSERITSLVVSCNQLCMSLGKDTLLRIDLGKANEPNHVELGRKDDAKVHKMFLDHTGSHLLIALSSTEVLYVNRNGQKVRPLARWKGQLVESVGWNKTLGTESSTGPILVGTSQGQIFEAELSASEGGLFGPAPDLYFRPLYVLNEEGGPAPVCSLEAERGPDGRGFVIATTRQRLFQFIGRTVEGAEAQGFSGLFAAYTDHPPPFREFPSNLGYSELAFYTPKLRSAPRAFAWMMGDGVLYGSLDCGRPDSLLSEERVWEYPEGVGPGASPPLAIVLTQFHFLLLLADRVEAVCTLTGQVVLRDHFLEKFGPLKHMVKDSSTGQLWAYTERAVFRYHVQREARDVWRTYLDMNRFDLAKEYCRERPDCLDTVLAREADFCFRQHRYLESARCYALTQSYFEEIALKFLEARQEEALAEFLQRKLASLKPTERTQATLLTTWLTELYLSRLGALQGDPEALNLYRETRERFRAFLSSPRHKEWLFASRASIHELLASHGDTEHMVYFAVIMQDYERVVAYHCQHEAYEEALAVLARHRDPQLFYKFSPILIRHIPRQLVDAWIELGSRLDARQLIPALVNYSQGGEAQQVSQAIRYMEFCVNVLGETEQAIHNYLLSLYARGQPASLLAYLEQAGASPHRVHYDLKYALRLCAEHGHHRACVHVYKVLELYEEAVDLALQVDVDLAKQCADLPEEDEELRKKLWLKIARHVVQEEEDVQTAMACLASCPLLKIEDVLPFFPDFVTIDHFKEAICSSLKAYNHHIQELQREMEEATASAQRIRRDLQELRGRYGTVEPQDKCATCNFPLLNRPFYLFLCGHMFHADCLLQAVRPGLPAYKQARLEELQRKLGAALPPAKGSTRAKDAEGGAATGGPSREQLKADLDELVAAECVYCGELMIRSIDRPFIDPQRYEEEHLSWL; encoded by the exons ATGGCGTCCATCCTGGATGAGTACGAGGACTCGCTGTCTCGTTCGGCCGTCTTGCAGCCCGGCTGCCCTAATGTGGGCATCCCCCATTCGG GGTATGTGAATGCCCAGCTAGAGAAGGAGGTGCCCATCTTCACGAAGCAGCGCATTGACTTTACCCCTTCTGAACGAATCACCAGTCTTGTCGTGTCCTGCAATCAGCTGTGCATGAGCCTGGGCAAAGATACACTGCTCCG CATTGACTTGGGCAAGGCAAATGAACCCAACCACGTGGAGCTGGGGCGCAAGGATGATGCCAAAGTTCACAAGATGTTTCTGGACCATACTG GCTCTCACCTGCTGATTGCTCTGAGCAGCACTGAGGTCCTCTACGTGAACCGTAATGGACAGAAGGTACGGCCACTAGCACGCTGGAAGGGGCAGCTGGTGGAGAGTGTGGGTTGGAACAAGACACTGGGCACTGAGAGCAGCACAGGCCCCATCCTGGTTGGTACTTCCCAAGGCCAGATCTTCGAAGCAGAGCTCTCAGCCAGCGAGGGTGGGCTTTTTGGCCCTGCCCCGGATCTCTACTTCCGTCCATTGTATGTGCTAAATGAAGAAGGGGGTCCAGCGCCTGTGTGCTCCCTTGAGGCTGAGAGGGGCCCTGATGGGCGTGGCTTTGTTATTGCCACCACTAGGCAGCGCCTCTTCCAGTTCATAGGCCGAACAGTGGAGGGGGCTGAGGCCCAGGGCTTTTCAGGGCTCTTTGCTGCTTACACAGACCACCCACCCCCATTCCGTGAGTTTCCCAGTAACCTGGGCTACAGCGAGTTGGCCTTCTATACTCCCAAGCTGCGCTCTGCACCCAGGGCCTTTGCCTGGATGATGGGAGATGGTGTGTTGTATGGCTCATTGGACTGTGGGCGACCTGACTCCTTGCTTAGCGAGGAGCGAGTCTGGGAGTACCCCGAGGGGGTAGGTCCTGGGGCCAGCCCGCCCCTGGCCATCGTGTTGACCCAGTTCcacttcctgctgctgctggctgacCGGGTGGAAGCCGTGTGCACGTTGACAGGGCAGGTGGTGCTGCGGGACCACTTCCTGGAGAAGTTTGGGCCGCTGAAGCACATGGTGAAAGACTCCTCCACAGGCCAGCTGTGGGCCTACACTGAGCGGGCTGTCTTCCGCTATCATGTGCAGCGAGAGGCCCGTGATGTCTGGCGCACCTACCTGGACATGAACCGCTTTGATCTGGCTAAAGAGTATTGTCGAGAGCGGCCTGACTGCCTGGACACAGTCCTGGCCCGAGAGGCTGATTTCTGCTTTCGCCAGCATCGATACCTGGAGAGTGCCCGCTGCTATGCCCTGACCCAGAGCTACTTCGAGGAGATTGCCCTCAAGTTCTTGGAGGCCCGACAGGAGGAGGCTCTGGCTGAGTTCCTGCAGCGGAAACTGGCCAGTTTGAAGCCAACTGAGCGCACGCAGGCCACGCTGCTGACCACGTGGCTGACGGAACTCTACCTGAGCCGGCTCGGGGCTCTGCAGGGCGACCCAGAGGCCCTGAACCTCTACCGGGAAACACGGGAGCGCTTCCGTGCCTTCCTCAGCAGCCCCCGCCACAAGGAGTGGCTGTTTGCCAGCCGGGCCTCTATCCACGAGCTGCTCGCTAGTCACGGGGACACTGAGCACATGGTGTACTTTGCTGTGATCATGCAGGACTATGAGCGGGTGGTGGCATATCACTGCCAGCACGAGGCCTATGAGGAGGCCCTGGCTGTGCTTGCCCGCCACCGTGACCCCCAGCTCTTCTACAAGTTCTCGCCCATCCTCATCCGTCACATCCCCCGTCAGCTGGTAGATGCCTGGATCGAGCTGGGCAGCCGGCTGGATGCCCGGCAGCTCATCCCTGCCCTGGTGAACTATAGCCAGGGTGGTGAGGCCCAGCAGGTCAGCCAGGCCATCCGCTACATGGAGTTCTGTGTGAATGTGCTGGGTGAGACTGAGCAGGCCATTCACAACTACCTGCTATCGCTGTATGCCCGTGGCCAGCCAGCCTCGCTTCTGGCCTACCTCGAGCAGGCTGGGGCCAGCCCGCACCGTGTGCATTATGACCTCAAGTATGCGCTGCGGCTGTGCGCTGAGCATGGCCACCACCGTGCTTGCGTCCATGTCTACAAGGTCCTGGAGCTGTATGAGGAGGCTGTGGACCTTGCCCTGCAG GTGGACGTCGACCTGGCCAAGCAGTGTGCAGACTTGCCTGAGGAAGATGAGGAGCTGCGCAAGAAGCTGTGGCTGAAGATTGCCCGGCACGTGGTGCAGGAGGAGGAAGACGTGCAGACGGCCATGGCCTgcctggccagctgccccctgcTCAAGATTGAGGATGTGCTGCCCTTCTTTCCGGATTTCGTCACCATTGACCACTTCAAGGAGGCCATCTGCAGCTCACTCAAGGCCTACAACCACCACATCCAGGAGCTGCAGCGGGAGATGGAAGAGGCAACAGCCAGCGCCCAGCGCATCCGGCGAGACCTGCAGGAGCTGCGGGGTCGCTACGGCACTGTGGAGCCCCAGGACAAGTGTGCCACCTGCAACTTTCCCCTGCTCAATCGCCCTTTTTACCTCTTCCTCTGTGGCCACATGTTCCATGCTGACTGCCTGCTGCAGGCTGTGCGGCCTGGCCTGCCTGCCTACAAGCAGGCCCGGCTCGAGGAGCTGCAGCGGAAGCTGGGGGCTGCTCTACCCCCAGCCAAGGGCTCCACCCGGGCCAAGGATGCTGAGGGTGGGGCTGCCACTGGGGGGCCCAGCCGGGAACAGCTCAAGGCTGACCTAGATGAACTGGTGGCTGCTGAGTGCGTGTACTGTGGGGAGCTGATGATCCGCTCTATTGACCGGCCCTTCATCGACCCCCAGCGCTACGAGGAGGAGCACCTCAGTTGGCTGTAG